A single Mesomycoplasma bovoculi M165/69 DNA region contains:
- a CDS encoding heavy metal translocating P-type ATPase, translated as MNKTDAYQKFKIITESIIFLFVFIVFILEQTLFSNTHGSGNNHESGNNNVNSTFLVLISLLFAFAILVIFLERKYFFSYKNLLKGIFTMDLLIAIAGHFSFLYSAIAFIIKASQGKEVHMEFFEISIVLFLFFNVGRYIETKLQKNSNSGLKELLKLKNKNSFIMVNGTKTEIPTFKIKPGDLVFVAKGESVPVDGTLQSNLAVLDYSSINGEPLPISFDQGQEILSGSINTGEAIIILATKNSANSFLMQTINRLETIFEQPSKIEKISSKIVSVFTPSVLLLSLTMFVVWLIIGYTLGTDKIYSIFKGPKDNPFAAATYVATAVLVISCPCAFGIAAPIAIYSSSILASKNKILFGNAGVYEQVLQTKTIVFDKTGTLTKGQPAVENFQGDLSNLSLIKQLAMVSQHPISKAISNYIEINVEHLDNVVETPGQGLFVELNNSQYSLTSLDYAQKAGFVFEEFDFDKVGNYTVFAKDSKIVGVFLIQDQIKEDTKKVITKLRDLGYEPIIASGDNEQNVSKVAAQVGIDKYFANLKPFDKEKLIIDLKDNGVIFVGDGINDILASKQATLSMSFDNGSKLNSSIADVTLLETNLSLVYKTISIIKKTNQLIKINFSWAIVFNLIFIPLAAAGIIFPVIGMVLMFVSSTFLILNTLFFKKRNEKFLQKSL; from the coding sequence ATGAACAAAACTGATGCTTATCAAAAATTTAAGATAATAACTGAAAGCATAATTTTTCTTTTTGTATTTATAGTTTTTATTTTAGAACAAACTCTCTTTTCCAACACTCATGGAAGTGGTAATAATCATGAAAGTGGCAATAATAATGTTAATAGTACATTTTTAGTGCTTATTTCATTGCTATTTGCTTTTGCAATTTTAGTGATTTTTTTAGAGCGAAAATACTTTTTTAGCTATAAAAATTTACTAAAAGGGATTTTTACAATGGACTTGCTAATTGCAATTGCTGGCCATTTTTCATTTTTGTATTCTGCAATTGCATTTATCATTAAAGCTAGTCAAGGTAAAGAAGTTCATATGGAATTTTTTGAGATTTCAATTGTATTATTTTTATTTTTCAACGTTGGTAGATACATTGAAACCAAACTTCAAAAAAATTCCAATTCTGGACTTAAAGAATTGCTAAAATTAAAAAATAAAAATTCATTCATTATGGTCAATGGCACAAAAACTGAAATTCCAACTTTTAAAATAAAGCCTGGAGATCTTGTTTTTGTTGCCAAAGGTGAATCAGTTCCAGTTGATGGAACTCTTCAATCAAACTTGGCAGTTTTAGACTACTCATCAATCAACGGAGAACCACTGCCAATTAGTTTTGACCAAGGTCAAGAAATTCTTTCTGGAAGCATCAACACAGGCGAAGCTATAATTATTTTAGCTACTAAAAATTCTGCTAATTCATTTTTAATGCAAACAATTAATAGGTTAGAAACCATTTTTGAACAACCTTCTAAAATTGAAAAAATTTCTTCAAAAATTGTTTCAGTTTTTACTCCTAGTGTTTTATTGTTATCTTTAACAATGTTTGTTGTTTGACTAATAATTGGATATACTTTAGGAACTGACAAAATTTATTCGATATTTAAAGGTCCAAAAGATAATCCTTTTGCAGCGGCAACCTATGTTGCCACAGCTGTTTTAGTAATTTCTTGTCCTTGTGCTTTCGGAATTGCAGCACCAATTGCTATTTATTCATCATCCATTTTGGCTTCAAAAAATAAAATTTTGTTTGGTAATGCTGGTGTTTATGAACAAGTATTACAAACAAAAACTATTGTTTTTGATAAAACAGGAACACTTACCAAAGGACAACCAGCAGTTGAAAATTTTCAAGGTGATTTATCTAATTTATCCTTAATTAAGCAACTTGCAATGGTTTCACAACATCCAATTTCTAAGGCTATTTCAAATTATATAGAAATAAATGTAGAACATTTGGACAATGTTGTTGAAACTCCGGGGCAAGGTTTATTTGTTGAATTGAATAATTCACAATATAGTTTAACATCTCTCGATTATGCTCAAAAAGCTGGTTTTGTTTTTGAAGAATTTGATTTTGACAAAGTTGGAAACTATACTGTTTTTGCTAAAGACTCTAAGATAGTTGGTGTGTTTTTAATTCAAGATCAGATTAAAGAAGATACAAAAAAGGTTATTACTAAATTGCGCGATTTGGGTTATGAACCAATTATTGCTTCAGGTGATAATGAACAAAATGTTTCTAAGGTGGCAGCTCAAGTTGGGATTGACAAATATTTTGCAAATCTAAAACCATTTGATAAAGAAAAATTAATAATTGACTTAAAAGATAATGGAGTAATTTTTGTTGGTGATGGAATTAATGATATTTTAGCAAGCAAACAAGCGACATTATCAATGTCTTTTGATAATGGTTCTAAGTTAAATAGTTCAATTGCTGATGTTACATTGTTAGAAACCAATCTTAGTTTAGTTTATAAAACAATTTCTATTATTAAAAAAACTAATCAATTAATTAAAATTAATTTTAGTTGGGCAATTGTTTTTAACTTAATTTTTATTCCACTTGCAGCAGCTGGAATTATTTTCCCAGTTATTGGAATGGTATTAATGTTTGTTTCTTCAACATTTTTAATTTTAAATACATTGTTTTTTAAAAAACGAAACGAAAAGTTTTTGCAAAAAAGTCTATAA
- a CDS encoding 3'-5' exonuclease family protein, whose amino-acid sequence MKKMKYLFFDLEFASSMGGVHSICEFGYVVVDQNFQILEKNNLIINPNISNAEWDYRALRTLLTRKKNKYEYRATFDKFYSLIAKIIQDADIVLGHSLDGDAKALNDDCIRYNLPSIDFDFYDIMYFYRDFKNSNHRISLSNILEELEVEGNPNFHDAGADAENTMQAVKAILNKLEMSLEDLISLSPSSKNRNENFIISGIEKSNKRNQWIWEFQDFFKNGKDVAIDGKWQEYLLTTFIQTCEKSTSSKQVLDNKSIYLSINKEKMKLRPILSLVQLTVDAGAKIVLNKKECDILVKNNSADDSELDIEKLNKERTKPIEIINYDDFYKLLGISSSILKQSPLVNFDCLWNVKDSKMFRRLQPAFNILNPSRSIVFNDLPKKKKIKQIKDNLDLNIKKKKWNQP is encoded by the coding sequence ATGAAAAAAATGAAATATTTATTTTTTGACTTAGAATTTGCTAGTTCCATGGGCGGAGTTCATAGTATTTGTGAGTTTGGTTATGTAGTAGTTGACCAAAATTTTCAAATTTTAGAAAAAAATAATTTGATTATCAATCCTAATATTTCAAATGCTGAGTGAGACTATCGAGCATTGAGAACTTTGCTAACTAGAAAGAAAAATAAATATGAATATAGAGCGACTTTTGATAAATTTTATAGTCTCATTGCTAAAATAATACAAGATGCTGATATTGTTTTAGGTCATAGTTTAGACGGAGATGCTAAAGCACTTAATGATGATTGTATTAGATATAATTTGCCAAGTATTGATTTTGATTTTTATGATATTATGTATTTTTATCGAGATTTCAAGAATTCGAATCATAGAATATCCTTATCCAATATTTTAGAAGAACTGGAAGTAGAAGGTAATCCTAATTTTCATGATGCAGGAGCTGATGCTGAAAACACTATGCAAGCAGTTAAAGCAATTTTGAACAAATTAGAAATGAGTCTAGAAGATTTAATTTCACTTTCACCTAGTTCGAAAAATAGAAATGAAAATTTTATTATTTCAGGAATTGAAAAAAGCAATAAAAGAAATCAATGGATATGAGAGTTTCAAGATTTTTTTAAAAATGGCAAAGATGTAGCAATTGATGGAAAATGGCAAGAGTATTTACTTACAACTTTTATACAAACTTGTGAAAAATCTACATCTTCAAAACAAGTTTTAGATAATAAATCTATTTATTTATCCATAAATAAAGAAAAAATGAAATTAAGACCTATATTGAGTTTGGTTCAACTTACAGTTGATGCAGGAGCTAAAATAGTTTTAAACAAAAAAGAATGTGATATTTTAGTTAAAAATAATAGTGCTGATGACAGCGAACTTGACATTGAAAAACTAAACAAAGAAAGAACAAAACCTATAGAAATTATCAATTATGATGATTTTTATAAATTATTAGGTATTAGTTCAAGTATTTTAAAACAATCTCCATTAGTTAATTTTGATTGTCTTTGGAATGTGAAAGATTCAAAAATGTTTAGGAGACTACAACCTGCATTTAATATATTAAATCCCTCAAGATCAATTGTTTTTAATGATTTGCCAAAGAAAAAGAAAATAAAACAAATAAAAGATAATTTGGATTTAAATATTAAAAAAAAGAAATGGAATCAGCCTTAG
- a CDS encoding aminopeptidase P family protein has protein sequence MNRKYLDKDFTTHKLDVVISFAYQTRLWVSKINTSDGILFIEKNQNHLFVDSRYIEAARKNAQNAEIHLLNKENLNEFVKSKADSYKKIGLEKEYLTIGEFSRIKTWFKDAEFEQLSAHQWRILKTDDEVAKIQKAVDISLEAFEKSIPSLKTGMQEKEFDIILNSTMKTLGADKESFDSIIATGANSAMPHHRAGESKIISNDLLKIDFGALYKGYCADITRTIVFEQQASLDPKKLEIFQIVQEAAQKGRQTVKPGIEVCLVDKACRDYIAEKGYGDKFVHSTGHGVGIDIHELPVVGKDIKTILEPGMVITVEPGIYIEGFGGVRIEDVVLVTETGSKTLSRKFEIDGKEIK, from the coding sequence ATGAATCGTAAATATTTAGACAAGGATTTCACTACACATAAATTAGATGTAGTTATATCTTTTGCTTACCAAACTCGTTTATGAGTAAGCAAAATCAACACTTCTGATGGAATTTTGTTTATTGAAAAAAATCAAAATCACCTATTTGTAGATAGTCGTTACATTGAAGCTGCAAGAAAAAATGCACAAAATGCAGAGATTCACTTACTCAATAAAGAGAATCTAAATGAATTTGTAAAATCAAAAGCGGATTCCTACAAAAAAATTGGGCTTGAAAAAGAGTATTTAACTATTGGTGAATTCAGTCGCATCAAAACTTGATTTAAGGATGCTGAATTTGAACAATTAAGTGCTCATCAATGAAGAATTTTAAAAACTGATGATGAAGTTGCAAAAATTCAAAAAGCTGTTGATATTTCATTAGAAGCCTTTGAAAAATCAATTCCTAGTTTAAAAACTGGGATGCAAGAAAAAGAATTTGACATCATTTTAAATTCAACAATGAAAACATTGGGAGCTGATAAAGAATCTTTTGATAGCATCATAGCTACTGGAGCAAACTCAGCGATGCCTCACCACAGAGCTGGAGAGTCTAAAATCATTTCAAATGATTTACTAAAAATTGACTTTGGAGCGCTTTATAAAGGTTATTGCGCAGATATCACAAGAACAATTGTATTTGAGCAACAAGCAAGTCTTGATCCAAAAAAATTGGAAATTTTCCAAATTGTTCAAGAAGCTGCACAAAAAGGACGTCAAACTGTTAAACCTGGAATTGAGGTATGTCTAGTTGACAAAGCTTGTCGTGACTACATTGCAGAAAAAGGTTATGGCGATAAATTTGTTCACTCAACAGGTCATGGAGTTGGAATTGATATTCACGAACTTCCTGTTGTAGGTAAAGATATCAAAACTATTTTAGAACCTGGAATGGTGATCACAGTTGAACCAGGAATTTACATTGAAGGTTTTGGTGGTGTTCGAATTGAAGATGTTGTTTTAGTTACAGAAACTGGAAGCAAAACACTAAGTCGCAAATTTGAAATTGATGGCAAAGAAATAAAATAA
- the rpmG gene encoding 50S ribosomal protein L33 — MARDGFTLRCEDCKMENYISKKNKKNTPDKIEMSKHCPKCNKHTTHKEKK; from the coding sequence ATGGCAAGAGATGGTTTTACCCTAAGATGCGAAGATTGCAAAATGGAAAATTACATTAGCAAAAAAAATAAAAAAAATACACCTGACAAAATCGAAATGTCAAAACACTGTCCAAAATGCAACAAACATACTACTCATAAAGAGAAAAAATAA
- a CDS encoding P97 family adhesin, with the protein MTKKQKLLTVGLAAAGITTFGLVVGLASQANYNGQNPRARVNAELSQIKSVAFKNDFAPFTSDYTALKNKLFDENSKLKTDVNLLDGLEFISTNNSVFNIPNGIKVEIENFEPEDAQSRFKLQFHLSQQVHNRVANSNSYIVYLSQSDAIKNALVQYSDFVRKSFDEIKPVDLGYFKNQPTTSGGQVEKPLFLTQVSDFVDEVNKSTDNQEVLKTLSSHLNLNQIFDDINSKEATLPTQLGDKPFTIEVVKNPANEQQWASLSTDNPNAFDFWVKTSFSSDAQKALESSASKSDTIIQKIEVGKNANFFLDPQKIMSQVGIYQLSSLDFYRDSNQSSPRTDIYYEPLNKQGFQASLPINFASSKVDSYKYDAFTFFNELQKISNQDDINNAINRLLIKGVRLNLGEYQNLSAKLVKKYFRYDFLTKKGSIKIGFNNRLYIDLPVRISLLDSVVGRDGSKAIASKEVKFDLDNFKPVDQTEFDSLISENKVGKGSSQDKALTSTRLVSADEITTLVKEKKFDQLRQLIASPNGYNLDLSKEILDLASVDALKAPTIADVQAAQWQQNKNDSYQDQGIFSSNTSIFKSQNELAAFYRSLLEQGHLGVVNGLYKLATAAGLKFNKGQFANLDNLGSLSLSDLDKIKIENNNFNKEDDEDNNSIFLFDVNGYFKDYSTSFPLYLPTSFKQTSTDFEQYLGVGNQKSYDQLTFADLDNSDANYKFRLLSFLNTYQFKRAQLIDTSKLSSSQNSSSQQVVSSTSSSETSDNDDPIFSSAGPTIEDKIAQSDFVPNNFPFTLAKKLDVEQFYSKSSTTPDQHKTTYFSLDAITSLKDLVVAFYLQAAANSGWSNKTNFGFKVDVEFKQVPVTKSQNSQNQTDKEIIELKYWYKFGFQKENGEFVDDILKTNEIPLFLEASSYNNQKFEEVSNLDSTILNLPTQYTNLVFGENKFKLLKDTIDEKNKPTSAPSPTKPTTSSTDKFKTFKVLAEGLAPYLKSLNSNYDFEIEKATLNSDSSAILTGKLYLSQTEPVAQGEVNKQAKAKTTTKIPSRIPLVITIVKDPNKHDSTDGLKDKLWEDHIVVIKAS; encoded by the coding sequence ATGACAAAAAAACAAAAACTTTTAACAGTAGGCCTAGCTGCTGCAGGAATTACAACTTTTGGACTAGTAGTAGGCCTAGCTAGTCAAGCTAATTACAATGGGCAAAACCCAAGAGCACGTGTTAATGCTGAACTTTCGCAAATCAAATCAGTTGCTTTCAAAAATGACTTTGCACCATTTACTAGTGACTATACCGCTTTAAAAAACAAGCTATTTGATGAAAATAGTAAATTAAAAACAGATGTTAATTTACTTGATGGGCTTGAGTTTATTTCGACTAATAATAGTGTTTTCAATATTCCAAATGGAATTAAGGTTGAAATTGAAAACTTTGAACCAGAAGATGCTCAAAGTCGTTTTAAATTACAGTTTCACTTAAGTCAACAAGTTCACAATAGAGTTGCAAACTCTAACTCATATATTGTTTATTTAAGTCAGTCAGATGCAATTAAAAATGCTTTAGTGCAATATTCAGATTTTGTTCGTAAGAGTTTTGATGAAATTAAACCAGTTGATTTAGGATATTTTAAAAACCAACCAACTACTAGTGGTGGACAAGTTGAAAAACCACTCTTTTTAACACAAGTTAGTGATTTTGTTGATGAAGTCAACAAATCTACAGATAACCAAGAAGTTCTTAAAACATTATCATCTCATTTAAATTTGAATCAAATTTTTGATGATATTAATAGTAAAGAAGCAACATTGCCTACCCAATTAGGAGACAAACCTTTTACTATTGAAGTAGTTAAAAATCCTGCAAATGAACAACAATGAGCAAGTTTGTCCACAGATAATCCAAATGCTTTTGATTTTTGAGTTAAAACTAGTTTTAGCTCAGATGCTCAAAAAGCACTTGAGTCATCAGCTTCTAAAAGTGATACTATTATTCAAAAAATTGAAGTTGGTAAAAATGCTAATTTCTTTTTAGATCCACAAAAAATTATGTCTCAAGTTGGAATTTACCAACTAAGTAGTCTTGATTTCTATCGTGATAGCAATCAAAGTAGTCCACGTACAGATATTTACTATGAACCTTTAAATAAGCAAGGTTTCCAAGCTAGTTTACCAATTAATTTTGCCAGTTCAAAAGTAGATTCATATAAATATGATGCTTTTACTTTTTTTAATGAATTACAAAAAATTAGCAACCAAGATGACATTAATAATGCCATTAACCGTTTATTAATTAAAGGTGTTAGATTAAATTTAGGTGAGTATCAAAATTTATCAGCCAAACTTGTTAAAAAATATTTTAGATATGATTTTTTAACTAAAAAAGGAAGTATCAAAATTGGATTTAACAATAGATTATACATTGACTTGCCAGTTAGAATTAGTTTGTTAGACTCAGTTGTTGGTAGAGATGGTTCAAAAGCAATTGCAAGTAAGGAAGTTAAATTTGATCTTGATAACTTTAAACCAGTTGATCAAACTGAATTTGATTCTTTGATTTCTGAAAACAAAGTTGGCAAAGGGAGTTCGCAAGATAAAGCTTTAACCAGTACTCGACTAGTTAGTGCCGATGAAATTACTACATTAGTTAAAGAGAAAAAATTTGACCAATTAAGACAACTAATTGCAAGTCCAAATGGATACAATTTAGATTTAAGCAAAGAAATACTTGATTTAGCAAGTGTGGATGCACTAAAAGCACCTACAATTGCAGATGTGCAAGCTGCACAATGACAACAAAATAAAAATGATTCTTATCAAGATCAAGGAATTTTTAGTTCAAATACAAGTATTTTCAAATCTCAAAATGAATTAGCAGCATTTTATCGTTCACTTTTAGAGCAAGGGCACTTGGGTGTAGTTAATGGATTGTATAAATTAGCAACTGCTGCTGGTTTAAAATTTAATAAAGGTCAGTTTGCAAATTTAGATAATTTAGGTTCATTATCACTTAGTGATTTAGACAAAATTAAAATTGAAAATAATAATTTTAATAAAGAAGACGATGAAGATAATAATTCTATTTTTCTATTTGATGTAAATGGTTATTTTAAAGATTATAGTACTTCATTTCCATTGTATTTGCCAACAAGTTTTAAACAAACAAGCACAGATTTTGAACAATATTTAGGTGTTGGGAATCAAAAATCCTATGATCAACTTACTTTTGCTGACTTAGATAATAGTGATGCAAATTACAAATTTAGATTATTGTCTTTCTTAAATACTTATCAATTCAAAAGAGCACAATTGATTGATACATCTAAATTAAGCAGTTCACAAAATAGTAGTTCACAGCAAGTTGTTTCAAGCACTTCAAGTTCTGAAACAAGTGATAATGATGATCCTATTTTTTCATCTGCTGGTCCAACAATTGAAGATAAAATTGCTCAAAGTGATTTTGTTCCTAATAATTTCCCATTCACACTTGCTAAGAAATTGGATGTAGAACAATTTTATAGTAAAAGTAGCACAACACCAGATCAACACAAAACTACTTACTTTTCCCTTGATGCAATTACTTCACTCAAAGATTTAGTGGTTGCTTTCTACTTGCAAGCAGCTGCAAATAGTGGATGATCAAATAAAACTAATTTTGGTTTCAAGGTTGATGTTGAATTTAAGCAAGTTCCTGTTACAAAATCACAAAATAGTCAAAATCAAACAGATAAAGAAATTATTGAATTAAAATATTGATACAAATTTGGTTTCCAAAAAGAAAATGGTGAATTTGTTGATGATATTCTAAAAACTAATGAGATTCCTTTATTTTTAGAAGCATCTAGTTATAATAATCAAAAATTTGAAGAAGTTTCAAATCTTGACTCAACAATTTTGAACCTTCCAACTCAATATACCAATTTAGTTTTTGGTGAAAATAAATTTAAATTATTAAAAGATACAATAGATGAAAAAAACAAACCAACTTCTGCCCCTTCTCCAACAAAACCAACAACTTCTAGCACAGACAAGTTTAAAACTTTCAAAGTATTAGCCGAAGGCTTGGCACCATATCTCAAATCATTAAATAGTAACTATGATTTTGAAATTGAGAAAGCAACTTTAAATTCAGATTCATCTGCAATTTTAACTGGAAAATTATATTTATCACAAACTGAACCAGTAGCTCAAGGTGAAGTTAATAAACAAGCTAAAGCAAAAACTACTACTAAAATACCTTCAAGAATTCCACTTGTAATCACAATTGTTAAAGATCCAAACAAACACGATTCAACTGATGGACTAAAAGACAAGTTGTGAGAAGATCACATTGTAGTTATTAAAGCAAGTTAA